Genomic DNA from Clostridium sp. BJN0013:
CTTAAAATAATCCTCACTTAGTTTATCTCTATTACCTCTTACGGTACACATATTATTATAGTTTTCATTTGCAACGGCTTGAATTTGTAATAAATCTTTTTCCTGTACTTCACAAAACTCTATTAAATCAGGTATATCCAGTAATGAACTACCATGAAACATTTTTCCATTAACCTCTAATACGTTATTTAACATCCTTGGCACCATATAAATACCCTTGCTCTTGTCCTTATATAAATTTTTGATATTTTCTTTCACAAGTATTTTTTCTAAATTGTTGTATTGAATATTGAATTCGTTTATAATACCGGAAATTTCCCCTATATACTTTTCCATATTTTTCGAGAATTTCTCCCACCTTTGGATCCAGTCATAATATTGTTCTTTTAATATATTAAATTGTTTCAAATCATATTGAAACTGATGCTTAAATTTTATAACATCCTGATTTATATCCTCCAATTCATCTCACCTCCAACTATTACTATATCTATTTCACTGTATGTTAAGCATTTCTATTCCTTAATTACATTTAACGTTATTTCTTCCTGAGATCCTGTACCTAGTGCAGCAGCAGTTACCTTTACAATATTTTCCTCATTTACTTCAAACTTAACAGTTATTTTTTCGGCTCCTTTTGGTGCAGGAGGAATATTACTTAATTTGAACTCTCCTATAAATGTTGCTTTGTCCCTGCCTTCATCATCTTTTTCATTTACAAAAGCTATATCTTCTGATGATTGATATACGTATATAGTAACTTCTGTCTGTGCATCCTTTTGGGTTTTATATTCCTTTTCTCTAATTACAGAAGCCTTTTTGGGTATTTCTGTGCCCTTTTCTATTATATTAGAAAATTCCATACCTTCTGTCATAATACCTAGATTATGAGTTACAATATTAAAAACATCTCCTTCACGAGGAGTTCCCATAGAAGCTGCAAATATTGCCGCCCCTTCTGCTACTATAGTAATAGGATTAAAATCACTATAAGGTTCTACTTTAAAAACTTCTTTAATTCTACTTTTAACTAAAGGAACTAAAGAGGAACCCCCTACTAAGATCACCTTGTCAATATCCTCCATAGAAAGTTTTGCATTATCAAGGGCTAATTTTACACTTTCATCAGTCTTATCAATTAGAGGAGAAATAGCCTGTTCAAAAGTATCTCTGGTAATTTCCATATCCAAATGCAACAGCTCCCCTTCTCCTGTCTGAATTATATTAGGTAAAAGTACATTGGCGCTATTGTTAAAACTCAATTCAATTTTTACATTTTCAGCAATTTCTTTTAATTTTTGCTGTGCAGCTTTCATTTTTTTCTTGCTGATGCCTTGATCTCTTTCCATATCCAATAGGTCGATACCCTTATTTTTCAGTTTAAAATCCTCATTTATAATTTCCATAATACTTCTGTCAAAATCATCTCCCCCCAGCTTTGATATACCTTCTTTGGATAAAATCTCATACTTATCTCTATCTAAATTATTTTTTTTAGTCTGTATCTTTAGTATACAAACATCAAAAGTTCCCCCTCCTAAATCATATACTAAAACATTCTGATCTTTATTGGAATCAAATCCATACATAATGGCTGCAGCCACAGGTTCTTCCAAAAGAGCCAACACATTTAAGCCTGCCATTTCCGCTGCCTTTCTAGTAGCTAATTTTGCATTGTCTGTAAAATTGGCCGGCACACATATTACCACATCATATAAACTTCCTTCTGATTCAAAGTCTTTCTGCTCATAGGCTGCATCTACAAGTTTTGAAAGAATTTCAGAAGCTATTTGTTCCGGACTATAGGTTTTTTCAAAAATAGACAGTTCATATCCTTCCTCCCCCATATGTCTTTTAATTGAACTAACAGTATTCATAGGATCAAGCATAGCCCTGCCTTTAGCTTCTTCTCCTACAAGTTTTGTATTCTTATCAATAAATGATACCACCGATGGCATGTACTCTTTTCCATTTATTTTAAACACTCTAGTTCTACCATTTTCATACACTGAAACTACTGAAGTTGAAGTACCCAGATCTATACCTAATTTATATTTACTATACTTTATTTCTAAGCCTGCCATTTCTATTCCCCTCCTAAAAAATTATCATTTTGTCTTTATATCAATTTTTTTAGACTTAATCTTTTCACTTCTAATTAACTCTTCTACTAAATTCAAATCCAATTGTCCATCATTTTCAAAAGCCTTACGGATAATAGGCATTGTATAACTATTTTCCATTAATTCTACCCCTGTAAAATGGATTATATTATCATCATCCATCTCAAAAATGGCTCCTACAGCTACTTCTTCTTTTTCAGGTTTGGTAATAGAAATTTTCAACTGTCCTACCTCCTCATCTTTTTCCAGTTCTTTATGTTCTCCCCTAAAAACTCTGAATGTAACAACTTCTTGGTATTCATCCACAGTATAGGCAATCAAGCCTGCCCTACATGGTAATAGTGTATTTTTATAAACAACCGGACAAAATTCCAGTACATTTTCGTTATTTAACAAAGCTACTCCATAACTGAAATTAACTTTTTCATCCAACATAAGATCTTCCTTAAATATATCTGTAATAGCACTGCTTTCTTCACTGGCTATAGAATTTGAAAGACTTACTGCTAATATGGCAGCTCCATTTGATACTACTTCATCTACATTAGGTGCAGTAAATGGGTCTCTTACTTCTTTTTTTAATATTTCTCTAATTATTGGAGTCTTAGTGGCTCCCCCCACTAAAATCAATCTGTCAATATCTTCTGAGGTCATATTGGCATCTTTTAATACACTTTTCACCTTCTGTATGGTTTTATCAATGAGAGGTTTTATCAAATCATAATATTCATCCTTTGATAATTCAAAATCCAGATGATAATCCTTTAAAATATTAGGAATAATAATTGAGGTATTCTCCTTCGAAGACAGTTCAATTTTGGCATTTTCAGCAGCCTCTTTAATTTTCTGTCTAGCGGCTGCATATTCTCTTTCTTTTCCCATTTCAATATCAATTTTAGTATCTTCCTTTATTCTTTTATATACAACACTACATATTCTCTCATCAAAATCATCTCCTCCAAGCCTTGAATCTCCATCAAGGGCAATGGCTTCAAATCTATTTCCCTTTACCTTCATTATGGAGACATCAAAGGTTCCTCCCCCTAAATCGTATACCATTATAATTTGGTCTTTATTTTGATTTATCCCATAACTCACTGCAGCAGCAGATGGTTCTGCCATCAACCTAAGTACATTGAATCCAGCTTTCCTGGCTGCATTTTTTGTTGCTTTTCTCTGTTCCGATGTAAAATATGCCGGTGTAGTTATTACTGCATCGGTGATTTTTTCACCTAGTGTAAATTCTGCTTTCTCCTTAATGGCCTTTAATATTTCACAGGCTATATCCTGTGAAGTCATTTTTTGCTTTCCTATAATGTAGGTAGTGTCCTTTCCCATATCCCTTTTTGTTGAACTTATGGTATTTGAAGGATCCATTATAAGCTTAGCCTTTGCTGGATATCCTGTAATAATTTTGCCATTACTGATTGATACTACGGAAGGAAAAGTATTTTTTCCATCTAAAAGTATAGTTTTTACTTTTCCCCTCTTTACATAAGAAATAACTGAATTAGTAGTACCTAAATCAATACCTACAACTACTGACATATTCAATGTCTCCTTTCTATTAGAAAAATAATGACAATATTATCAATAACAAACTGTTAAGGACTATATTGTCACGTTAATACCTACTGTATATTTTTATTAAAAATATTATAAATGAAACATTTTTGTAATTAAAGGTAAATAAACCTGATTTATAAAAAGAAAAACAATAAAACCAAAAATTGCTCCAATTATACATCCATTGATGCGTATCCAATTTAATTCATTGCCAACCTTTAACTGGATAAAATTATTCAATGATTCATCTGTCATATTATTCAATACTTTTTTTATAATAGCGCCAATAACACCATAGCTTGATTTAACCACATTATAAATTAATTCCTTTATACATTCATTAACTGTGTTTTTAAATTTATTGTCAGTTTTAAGGTGATTCCAATAATTATGCAGTTCATCTTTTACCCATGCAATTAAAGGCTGTATGTTATCTACATGAGATTGAATTTTTTCATCAGGTTCACTTTTAAAAATATAAGAAATACTTGTTA
This window encodes:
- the grpE gene encoding nucleotide exchange factor GrpE, coding for MEDINQDVIKFKHQFQYDLKQFNILKEQYYDWIQRWEKFSKNMEKYIGEISGIINEFNIQYNNLEKILVKENIKNLYKDKSKGIYMVPRMLNNVLEVNGKMFHGSSLLDIPDLIEFCEVQEKDLLQIQAVANENYNNMCTVRGNRDKLSEDYFKFINMYLLNIIDGIKAGIDYTDLNGEVNKIIELIKTVYEKLLEKMEELLKSLDITRIKVEKFEMYNYTTHKVFDVQETDNSDFHGRIYEVARYGYIYKDMIYTEEYRHIVRPAEVIVYKYMAQDH
- a CDS encoding Hsp70 family protein, yielding MAGLEIKYSKYKLGIDLGTSTSVVSVYENGRTRVFKINGKEYMPSVVSFIDKNTKLVGEEAKGRAMLDPMNTVSSIKRHMGEEGYELSIFEKTYSPEQIASEILSKLVDAAYEQKDFESEGSLYDVVICVPANFTDNAKLATRKAAEMAGLNVLALLEEPVAAAIMYGFDSNKDQNVLVYDLGGGTFDVCILKIQTKKNNLDRDKYEILSKEGISKLGGDDFDRSIMEIINEDFKLKNKGIDLLDMERDQGISKKKMKAAQQKLKEIAENVKIELSFNNSANVLLPNIIQTGEGELLHLDMEITRDTFEQAISPLIDKTDESVKLALDNAKLSMEDIDKVILVGGSSLVPLVKSRIKEVFKVEPYSDFNPITIVAEGAAIFAASMGTPREGDVFNIVTHNLGIMTEGMEFSNIIEKGTEIPKKASVIREKEYKTQKDAQTEVTIYVYQSSEDIAFVNEKDDEGRDKATFIGEFKLSNIPPAPKGAEKITVKFEVNEENIVKVTAAALGTGSQEEITLNVIKE
- a CDS encoding Hsp70 family protein; protein product: MSVVVGIDLGTTNSVISYVKRGKVKTILLDGKNTFPSVVSISNGKIITGYPAKAKLIMDPSNTISSTKRDMGKDTTYIIGKQKMTSQDIACEILKAIKEKAEFTLGEKITDAVITTPAYFTSEQRKATKNAARKAGFNVLRLMAEPSAAAVSYGINQNKDQIIMVYDLGGGTFDVSIMKVKGNRFEAIALDGDSRLGGDDFDERICSVVYKRIKEDTKIDIEMGKEREYAAARQKIKEAAENAKIELSSKENTSIIIPNILKDYHLDFELSKDEYYDLIKPLIDKTIQKVKSVLKDANMTSEDIDRLILVGGATKTPIIREILKKEVRDPFTAPNVDEVVSNGAAILAVSLSNSIASEESSAITDIFKEDLMLDEKVNFSYGVALLNNENVLEFCPVVYKNTLLPCRAGLIAYTVDEYQEVVTFRVFRGEHKELEKDEEVGQLKISITKPEKEEVAVGAIFEMDDDNIIHFTGVELMENSYTMPIIRKAFENDGQLDLNLVEELIRSEKIKSKKIDIKTK